From Hydrogenispora ethanolica, the proteins below share one genomic window:
- a CDS encoding lysylphosphatidylglycerol synthase transmembrane domain-containing protein produces MKEKGERPIGKGLWYALGFSGISLYFIFKGLEGIGPATGFASVDWLWVGIGLFVQVIVWFTKALRMYCIAIGMDAPVPLGRFFQIYLATCFMSHVTPFNSGGTPLQIYLLKRQGLSLGKATALTTVDLGLNTIMFGLLIPLAVLIDLNRTGIRIPSLSELVLKWLPFGVGLSVVLFLAMKLLKRWSRFRWSRNLHAFLSRKGWLQRLKDEWHRFKEGWLLLTRRNPLLIVGAGLATVAYWLFYLLLAPIIIWAMGNPVSFWRLIGLQLIFNFAQILVPTPGGSGGSELLLTYLFRGVVGGAGIGLFVLLWRGYTYFSSLIVGGFFFWRLTRTSSRSMSK; encoded by the coding sequence ATGAAAGAAAAAGGGGAGCGGCCGATCGGCAAAGGGCTCTGGTATGCGCTGGGCTTTAGCGGTATTAGCTTATATTTTATCTTCAAAGGCCTAGAGGGAATCGGTCCGGCAACCGGCTTTGCGTCGGTCGATTGGCTGTGGGTCGGAATCGGTCTCTTCGTCCAGGTGATCGTATGGTTTACCAAAGCCCTGCGAATGTATTGCATTGCCATCGGCATGGATGCACCGGTCCCGCTGGGACGCTTTTTCCAAATCTACCTGGCGACCTGCTTTATGTCCCATGTGACGCCCTTCAATTCCGGCGGGACGCCGCTCCAAATCTATCTTCTGAAACGCCAGGGGCTGAGCCTTGGGAAGGCGACCGCCCTCACCACCGTGGATCTGGGTTTGAACACCATCATGTTTGGCCTGTTGATTCCGTTGGCGGTGTTGATTGATCTGAATCGAACCGGCATCCGGATCCCCAGCCTGTCGGAGCTGGTGCTGAAGTGGCTGCCGTTTGGCGTCGGATTGTCCGTGGTGTTATTTCTGGCCATGAAGCTTTTGAAAAGGTGGAGCCGGTTCCGCTGGAGCCGGAACTTGCACGCCTTTTTAAGCCGGAAGGGATGGTTGCAACGGCTCAAGGATGAATGGCACCGTTTTAAGGAAGGATGGCTCCTGCTGACCCGCAGGAATCCGCTATTGATTGTGGGGGCGGGTTTGGCGACCGTCGCTTATTGGCTTTTTTACCTCTTATTGGCGCCGATTATTATTTGGGCAATGGGAAATCCGGTCTCTTTTTGGAGGCTGATCGGTCTCCAGCTGATCTTCAATTTTGCCCAAATTTTGGTGCCGACTCCCGGCGGCAGTGGCGGTTCGGAATTGCTGCTGACCTATTTGTTCCGGGGAGTGGTCGGCGGAGCGGGGATTGGTCTATTTGTGCTGTTGTGGCGCGGGTATACTTATTTCAGTTCATTAATCGTCGGAGGCTTCTTTTTTTGGCGGCTCACCCGGACGTCCTCACGGAGTATGTCGAAGTAG
- a CDS encoding OmpH family outer membrane protein, whose protein sequence is MPNLKKAIPSLFLVALVIFGIGLAVFQSGKADAASAPAPVIGVVDYSYLLNHHPGTPKANQALQAAQDQAKKEYTEKVTTLKDKERQDLERQLQSRVEQKRQELLKPLMEQINAAIKTVAEGKKLTMVVHKNAVVYGGLDITTEVAKKLGAK, encoded by the coding sequence ATGCCAAATCTCAAAAAAGCAATCCCATCCCTATTTCTGGTCGCACTCGTCATCTTCGGAATAGGGTTGGCAGTTTTTCAGTCCGGCAAGGCCGACGCCGCGTCAGCGCCGGCTCCGGTGATCGGAGTCGTCGATTACAGCTACTTGCTCAATCATCATCCCGGTACGCCCAAGGCCAATCAAGCATTACAGGCTGCACAGGATCAGGCCAAAAAGGAATATACCGAAAAAGTGACCACTCTGAAGGACAAAGAACGACAGGATCTTGAACGCCAGCTTCAGTCGCGGGTGGAACAGAAACGGCAGGAATTGCTGAAACCGCTCATGGAACAGATCAATGCCGCCATCAAGACTGTCGCAGAGGGCAAAAAATTGACGATGGTAGTTCACAAGAATGCGGTTGTTTATGGAGGTCTCGATATTACCACCGAAGTAGCCAAAAAGCTGGGTGCAAAATAA
- a CDS encoding TetR/AcrR family transcriptional regulator: MEDKKAEIYRCGKELFSTKGFKDTNISDITKMAGVAVGTFYNYYPSKDHLFMEIYVEENEQLKRKLMESVDPDEEPVKFIKKFLALNFEGMSSNPILKEWYNRDLFSKLEKDFYEQDGFKSISEFMNRATIELIKKWKVEGKLRDDLDNDLVLAILNSIFYIDFHKKDIGIQHFPHLIDYIVEFVMKGLSSCLK, encoded by the coding sequence TTGGAAGATAAAAAAGCGGAGATTTACCGTTGCGGGAAGGAATTATTCAGTACCAAAGGATTCAAAGATACCAATATTTCCGACATCACCAAAATGGCTGGAGTAGCGGTGGGGACCTTTTATAACTACTATCCGTCCAAAGACCACCTTTTTATGGAGATTTATGTGGAGGAAAACGAGCAATTAAAAAGGAAGCTCATGGAATCGGTTGATCCGGATGAGGAGCCCGTAAAATTTATCAAAAAATTCCTGGCGTTGAACTTCGAGGGGATGAGTTCCAATCCGATACTGAAGGAATGGTATAACCGAGATCTCTTTAGCAAACTGGAAAAAGATTTTTATGAACAAGACGGATTCAAGAGTATTTCCGAATTTATGAATCGCGCGACAATCGAATTGATCAAAAAATGGAAAGTCGAAGGAAAACTCAGGGACGATCTGGATAACGACCTTGTTCTCGCCATTTTGAACTCCATATTTTATATCGATTTTCATAAAAAAGATATTGGTATTCAGCATTTTCCGCATCTCATCGATTATATTGTGGAGTTTGTAATGAAGGGCCTATCGAGTTGCCTCAAATAG
- the cooS gene encoding anaerobic carbon-monoxide dehydrogenase catalytic subunit, whose translation MSELTTCAVCPSADTILSQFIAGLEVETSHHRVESQKVKCGFGLQGVCCRLCTNGPCRITPTSPRGVCGASADTIVARNFLRAVAAGSGCYIHVVENAARNLKALAASHGEIKGPATLDKLAALFGIAAEDPYQKADQVADRVLGDLHRPSYEKMRLVEKLAYGPRLEQWRKLNILPGGAKSEVFDGVVKTSTNLNSDPLDMLLHCLRLGISTGLYGLTLTNLLNDILLGEPVIRQAPVGLRVIDTGFVNIMITGHQHSMFADLQAKLQTEAAASRARAIGAKGFRLIGCTCVGQDLQLRGEHYQTIFAGHAGNNFTSEAVLATGAIDLVVSEFNCTLPGIEPIAAEFMVRMICIDDLAKKANADLFQYDPETVADLSEYIIANAIQSYQKRRSKVNIRLADSHGDDGVVTGVSESSLRDFLGGTWKPLVELIAAGKIKGIAGVVGCSNLTAKGHDVFTVELTKELIQRDIIVLSAGCTSGGLENVGLMSPKAAALAGDNLREVCEALNIPPVLNFGPCLAIGRLELVAAEIAQFLGVDIPQLPLVLSAPQWLEEQALADGAFGLALGLPLHLAIPPAITGSELVTRVLTEDMVGLTGGRLILEDDVIKTADLLEEIIVAKRRGLGLE comes from the coding sequence ATGTCTGAGTTAACCACCTGCGCCGTCTGCCCCTCGGCAGACACCATCCTCAGCCAATTCATCGCCGGGCTGGAGGTGGAAACATCCCATCACCGGGTCGAGAGCCAGAAAGTCAAATGCGGCTTTGGACTTCAAGGAGTCTGCTGCCGTTTGTGCACCAACGGCCCCTGCCGGATCACCCCCACTTCGCCCCGGGGCGTCTGCGGCGCCTCCGCCGACACCATCGTGGCCCGCAACTTCTTGCGCGCGGTCGCGGCGGGTTCCGGCTGTTATATCCACGTGGTCGAAAATGCCGCCCGCAATCTGAAAGCGTTGGCGGCCAGTCACGGGGAGATCAAAGGCCCGGCCACCCTGGATAAACTGGCTGCGTTATTCGGGATCGCGGCGGAGGATCCGTATCAAAAAGCCGACCAAGTTGCCGACCGGGTTTTGGGCGATCTCCACCGGCCCAGTTATGAAAAGATGCGGCTGGTGGAAAAGCTGGCCTATGGGCCGCGCCTGGAACAATGGCGGAAATTGAACATCTTGCCGGGCGGCGCCAAATCGGAAGTATTCGACGGCGTCGTGAAAACCTCCACCAACTTAAACAGCGACCCCTTGGATATGCTGCTGCACTGTCTGCGGCTGGGAATCTCCACCGGCCTATACGGGCTGACCCTCACCAACCTGTTGAACGACATTCTCCTGGGCGAGCCGGTCATCCGCCAGGCTCCGGTGGGACTGCGCGTCATCGACACCGGGTTTGTCAATATCATGATCACCGGCCACCAGCATTCCATGTTCGCCGATCTCCAAGCCAAGTTGCAAACCGAAGCGGCCGCGTCACGGGCCCGGGCGATCGGCGCCAAGGGGTTCCGGCTGATCGGCTGCACCTGCGTGGGCCAGGATCTCCAGCTCCGCGGCGAACATTACCAGACGATCTTCGCCGGGCATGCCGGGAACAACTTTACCAGCGAGGCGGTGCTCGCCACCGGCGCCATCGATCTGGTGGTCTCCGAGTTCAACTGCACCCTGCCCGGGATCGAGCCGATTGCCGCTGAATTCATGGTCCGCATGATCTGCATCGACGATCTGGCCAAGAAAGCCAATGCCGATCTGTTCCAATACGATCCCGAGACGGTCGCCGATCTGAGCGAATATATCATCGCCAACGCCATTCAAAGCTATCAAAAACGCCGTTCCAAGGTGAATATCCGCTTGGCCGATTCCCACGGCGACGACGGCGTGGTGACCGGCGTCAGCGAAAGTTCTTTAAGGGATTTCCTGGGCGGCACTTGGAAGCCGCTGGTCGAGCTGATCGCCGCCGGCAAGATCAAAGGCATCGCCGGCGTGGTGGGCTGTTCCAATCTCACCGCCAAAGGCCATGACGTTTTCACGGTCGAGCTGACCAAAGAATTGATTCAACGGGATATTATCGTGCTGTCGGCCGGCTGCACCAGCGGCGGACTGGAGAATGTCGGCCTGATGTCGCCCAAGGCGGCCGCGTTGGCCGGGGATAATCTCCGGGAAGTCTGCGAGGCCCTGAATATCCCGCCGGTGCTCAACTTCGGCCCGTGCCTCGCCATCGGCCGGCTGGAGCTGGTGGCCGCCGAGATCGCCCAATTCCTGGGCGTGGATATTCCCCAGCTGCCGCTGGTGCTCTCCGCGCCGCAATGGCTGGAGGAACAGGCCTTGGCCGACGGCGCCTTCGGCCTGGCGTTGGGATTGCCGCTCCATCTGGCCATCCCGCCGGCCATCACCGGCAGTGAGTTGGTGACCCGGGTATTGACCGAAGATATGGTGGGGCTCACCGGCGGCCGGTTGATTTTGGAAGATGACGTTATCAAGACGGCCGATCTCTTGGAAGAGATCATCGTCGCCAAACGCCGGGGCCTGGGACTGGAATAA
- a CDS encoding S1 RNA-binding domain-containing protein codes for MALEVGQIVEGKVTGITNFGAFVELSTGQTGLVHISEVADEYVKDVNHFLKQNDLVKVKVLNLDKGKIGLSIRQAQPPSERMTKQNRQSFEDKLAKFMKDSDERQSDLRRNVDSKRGGRGGGRAPSM; via the coding sequence ATGGCTTTAGAGGTTGGCCAGATTGTGGAGGGGAAAGTTACCGGGATTACCAATTTTGGGGCTTTCGTGGAACTTTCCACCGGACAAACGGGGTTGGTCCATATATCCGAAGTAGCCGATGAGTATGTCAAGGATGTCAATCATTTTTTGAAACAAAACGATCTGGTCAAAGTGAAGGTTCTCAATCTCGATAAGGGGAAGATCGGACTTTCCATCCGGCAAGCCCAGCCTCCTTCCGAGCGGATGACCAAGCAAAACCGGCAGTCATTCGAGGATAAATTGGCAAAATTTATGAAGGACTCCGATGAGCGGCAATCGGACCTCCGGCGGAACGTCGATTCGAAACGGGGCGGCCGCGGTGGCGGCAGAGCGCCGAGCATGTGA
- a CDS encoding radical SAM protein, producing MNKTIQAFLKETLWVMYRNPSMVKTVLQAIRFQKKAARKREEYQKQGLQVPPYMIISITNQCNLRCQGCYARAQHRPVEREMGHDQLRSVIAEAKDLGISFVFLAGGEPLIRPDILDITNALPEVIFPLFTNGLLITDETIARLREQKNVIPIISLEGYETETDGRRGSGVYSHLRGTFEKLRISGIFFGLSFTVSRTNFDTVTNEIFIHQLMASGCRLFFFVEYVPVKEGTADRVIMDEQRSALAGILDSFRLRFPALFISFPADEEAFGGCLSAGRGFIHISAEGDLEPCPFAPYSDSNLKDLSLKEALQSELLSRIRQNHAELTETSGGCALWEKRDWVESFLKTI from the coding sequence TTGAATAAGACGATTCAAGCTTTTCTAAAAGAGACTTTGTGGGTGATGTATCGCAATCCGTCAATGGTCAAAACAGTGCTCCAGGCCATTCGCTTTCAAAAAAAAGCAGCCCGGAAGCGAGAAGAATATCAAAAGCAGGGTCTTCAGGTCCCTCCGTATATGATTATCAGTATTACCAACCAGTGTAATCTCCGATGCCAAGGATGCTATGCAAGAGCGCAGCATCGACCGGTTGAGCGGGAAATGGGTCATGACCAATTACGGTCGGTGATTGCCGAAGCGAAAGACCTGGGGATCTCATTCGTTTTTCTGGCCGGGGGTGAACCGCTGATCAGGCCGGATATTTTAGACATCACCAACGCTCTGCCGGAAGTGATTTTTCCCCTCTTTACCAATGGTTTGTTGATTACGGATGAAACGATTGCCCGGTTACGAGAGCAGAAAAACGTCATACCCATCATCAGTCTGGAAGGGTATGAAACCGAAACGGACGGCCGGAGAGGGTCAGGCGTTTATAGCCACCTACGGGGAACTTTCGAAAAGCTTCGAATATCCGGTATCTTTTTCGGTCTCTCCTTTACTGTTTCAAGAACCAATTTTGATACAGTCACCAATGAAATCTTTATCCATCAGCTTATGGCATCCGGTTGCCGACTGTTTTTCTTTGTGGAGTACGTTCCGGTCAAGGAAGGGACGGCGGATAGGGTCATCATGGATGAGCAAAGAAGTGCGCTCGCCGGGATTCTGGATTCCTTCCGGCTCAGGTTCCCGGCGTTGTTTATCAGCTTTCCAGCCGATGAGGAAGCCTTTGGAGGCTGCCTCTCGGCGGGCCGGGGTTTCATCCATATCAGCGCCGAAGGCGACTTGGAACCATGTCCTTTTGCGCCTTATTCGGATTCAAACTTGAAGGATTTATCGCTGAAAGAGGCCTTGCAATCGGAATTATTGAGCAGAATCAGGCAAAATCATGCCGAACTGACTGAAACCAGCGGCGGATGCGCGCTGTGGGAAAAACGCGACTGGGTAGAATCTTTCCTGAAAACGATATAA
- a CDS encoding NAD(P)/FAD-dependent oxidoreductase, with translation MKYVIIGASAAGINAAQTIRKLDSQNEILLISKDDRVYSRCMLHHVIAGKRSLDGISFVSPDFFTQNALQWIKGTGVRDIRFAERRITLEDDQSVAYDRLLIASGASASLPPIKGLAGAPNVFTLRDISDVQRIGAAAQAGKTALVIGAGLVGMDAAAGLLEKGLHVVIVEQADRLLPLQLDRTAASNYQTLFEQAGAEVYTGVTITEALPSGNGGPVQSVRLNDGTVIPCDLVIAATGVRPNTGFIKDAVLTMNDGITVDEQMQTSLPDVYAAGDVTGRSAIWPLAVKQGIVAGSNMAGTSKKLTDGFTAKNSINLLGLETVSLGLVHAPDPSYEQATLNHHGVYKKIIYKDGVVHGVILQKEISRCGFWTQVIKEKLPIEPWPADIFDLNYAAFYQIAPNGRYQYARAL, from the coding sequence ATGAAATATGTGATCATTGGCGCCAGCGCCGCCGGAATCAACGCGGCGCAAACCATCCGCAAACTGGACAGCCAAAATGAAATTCTCTTGATCTCGAAGGATGACCGGGTTTACTCCCGTTGCATGCTGCATCACGTCATCGCCGGTAAAAGAAGCCTGGACGGCATCTCCTTCGTCAGCCCGGATTTCTTCACCCAAAACGCCCTGCAATGGATCAAGGGTACCGGCGTGCGGGATATCCGCTTCGCGGAACGCCGCATCACGCTGGAGGATGATCAGTCCGTCGCTTATGACCGGTTGCTCATTGCCAGCGGCGCAAGCGCTAGCCTTCCCCCCATCAAGGGGCTGGCCGGTGCCCCCAATGTTTTTACCCTGCGCGATATTTCCGATGTGCAACGGATCGGTGCCGCGGCCCAGGCCGGGAAAACGGCGCTCGTCATCGGCGCCGGCCTGGTCGGCATGGATGCGGCCGCCGGTTTATTGGAGAAAGGCTTGCACGTCGTAATCGTGGAGCAGGCCGACCGGCTCTTGCCGCTGCAGTTGGACCGGACGGCCGCCTCCAACTATCAAACCCTCTTCGAGCAGGCCGGGGCGGAAGTCTATACCGGAGTCACTATCACCGAAGCGCTCCCGTCGGGTAACGGCGGGCCGGTTCAAAGCGTGCGCCTCAATGACGGGACCGTCATCCCGTGCGATCTGGTGATCGCGGCGACCGGAGTCCGGCCGAATACCGGATTCATCAAAGACGCTGTCCTAACAATGAATGACGGAATCACCGTCGATGAGCAGATGCAAACCTCGCTCCCCGATGTGTACGCGGCCGGGGATGTAACCGGCCGGTCCGCCATTTGGCCGCTGGCGGTCAAACAAGGGATCGTCGCCGGATCGAATATGGCCGGAACCTCCAAGAAGCTCACCGACGGTTTTACCGCCAAAAACTCCATCAACCTGCTGGGCCTGGAGACCGTTTCTTTGGGTCTGGTCCACGCGCCTGATCCTAGCTATGAGCAGGCCACGCTGAACCATCACGGCGTTTATAAAAAAATCATTTACAAAGACGGCGTGGTTCATGGAGTTATCCTGCAAAAGGAGATTTCCCGCTGCGGTTTTTGGACCCAGGTCATCAAGGAAAAGTTGCCGATCGAACCCTGGCCGGCGGACATCTTTGACCTGAATTACGCCGCTTTCTATCAAATCGCTCCCAACGGCCGGTATCAATATGCCAGGGCGCTTTAA
- a CDS encoding ATP-dependent DNA helicase, whose protein sequence is MAIHQITIGATDLLNRLFHPKDLGAAFTPATRGQEGSAGHHLVSTRHLPGYRAEVPIDFLYERDPFRLRIRGRIDGLLESTERLLVEEVKTTYLPLDALEPAEFPQHLAQIKLYLHFVMAKSGKPVAGQLTYLNLEDLSERSFPVELSREAAAEFFTGLAESFLGEVETAINWQAARDQSLRRLRFPYEALRSGQSELMSAVEQAIQSERDLLAEAATGIGKTVAVLYPALQSLAAGKVNRLFFLTAKTVGKDIVRKTIASLREQGLRLRTLFIEAKERVCFEPGAPCHPEVCPYTTDYYARIEPLLPELLAAELILPEQVLEAARRARVCPFELSLDLALHADLIVGDYNYIFDPGVFLRRFFNGPKKRDAVFLIDEAHNLVARGREMYSATLRQAELSSLEWSARQSAPRLAAPLQEVLEFFDQWEREIWREGRPGLRLSELPELMETKLERLAAVIELFLRRQADHPLWERVRLCYFELTAAVRVIAKLGPEYAIYLKQETDGVMLRLFCINPGPVLQEKLDYCRSAVFFSATLTPPDYFRELLGARDPIQLRLASPFPRENRLYLHVPGIDTRFHARQETAAQVAQCAAALVQAHPGNYLMFFPSYAYLQMLWPLLLRGLGRNAAIHVQSPGMSGKARTAFLQKVSGKGPGSNLGLAVLGGVFGEAVDLPGEDLVGVIIVGPGLPLLDDEQELIRMHFDEWDGKGTFYAAVIPGMIRVIQSAGRVFRSPEDRGVVLLLDDRFCREPFYDLLPPDWFLPGRPFSSADYREILADFWSGSVTL, encoded by the coding sequence TTGGCCATTCATCAAATCACGATCGGTGCCACCGATCTGCTGAACCGGCTCTTTCACCCCAAGGATCTGGGCGCCGCGTTTACCCCGGCTACCCGCGGCCAGGAAGGCAGCGCCGGCCATCACTTGGTTTCGACCCGCCATTTGCCGGGTTACCGCGCCGAGGTGCCTATCGATTTCCTTTATGAGCGCGATCCCTTTCGCTTGCGGATCCGCGGCCGCATCGACGGGCTGTTGGAGAGCACGGAGCGGCTGTTGGTGGAAGAGGTCAAAACCACCTACCTCCCTTTGGATGCGCTGGAGCCGGCGGAGTTTCCCCAGCATCTGGCGCAGATCAAACTCTATCTACACTTTGTCATGGCCAAGTCCGGGAAGCCGGTGGCGGGGCAACTGACCTACCTAAACCTTGAAGACTTGTCGGAGCGCTCCTTCCCGGTGGAGCTGTCCCGGGAAGCGGCGGCGGAGTTCTTCACCGGCTTGGCCGAGTCATTTCTGGGGGAAGTGGAAACGGCCATAAACTGGCAAGCCGCCCGCGACCAGTCGCTGCGCCGGCTCCGCTTCCCCTATGAGGCGCTCCGCTCCGGCCAGTCGGAACTGATGAGCGCGGTTGAACAAGCCATCCAATCCGAGCGGGACCTGCTGGCCGAAGCCGCCACCGGCATCGGCAAGACTGTCGCCGTCCTCTATCCGGCCCTCCAAAGCCTGGCGGCGGGAAAGGTCAACCGCCTCTTCTTTTTGACCGCTAAAACCGTCGGCAAGGATATCGTCCGCAAAACCATCGCCTCCCTGCGGGAACAGGGCCTGCGGCTCCGCACCCTGTTCATTGAGGCGAAGGAGCGGGTCTGTTTTGAGCCCGGAGCGCCTTGTCATCCGGAAGTCTGCCCCTACACGACCGACTATTACGCCCGGATCGAGCCGCTCTTGCCGGAATTGCTCGCGGCGGAACTGATCCTCCCCGAACAGGTGCTAGAGGCGGCCCGCCGCGCCCGGGTCTGCCCTTTTGAACTTTCGCTGGATCTGGCGTTGCATGCCGATCTGATTGTAGGCGATTATAACTACATCTTCGATCCCGGAGTCTTTTTGCGCCGCTTTTTCAATGGACCCAAAAAGCGCGACGCCGTGTTCCTGATCGACGAGGCCCATAATCTGGTCGCCCGCGGCCGCGAGATGTATTCGGCGACCCTGCGCCAGGCCGAATTGAGCAGCCTGGAATGGTCGGCGCGCCAGTCCGCGCCCCGGCTGGCCGCGCCGCTCCAGGAAGTGCTGGAGTTTTTCGACCAATGGGAACGCGAGATCTGGCGGGAGGGCCGGCCCGGACTCCGCCTTTCGGAACTGCCGGAACTGATGGAGACCAAGTTGGAGCGCCTGGCGGCGGTCATCGAACTTTTTCTGCGCCGCCAGGCGGACCATCCCCTGTGGGAACGGGTCCGGCTCTGCTATTTCGAACTGACCGCCGCGGTCCGGGTGATTGCCAAACTCGGCCCGGAATACGCGATCTATCTTAAACAGGAAACGGACGGGGTGATGCTCCGCCTGTTCTGCATCAATCCCGGCCCGGTGCTCCAGGAAAAGCTGGATTATTGCCGGTCGGCCGTTTTTTTCTCGGCCACCCTGACGCCGCCCGATTATTTCCGGGAATTGTTGGGCGCCCGGGATCCGATCCAGCTGCGGCTGGCCTCCCCTTTTCCGCGTGAAAACCGGTTATACCTGCATGTCCCGGGGATCGATACCCGGTTTCACGCGCGGCAGGAGACTGCCGCCCAAGTGGCCCAGTGCGCCGCCGCGCTGGTACAGGCCCACCCCGGCAATTACCTGATGTTCTTTCCTTCCTATGCTTACTTGCAAATGCTCTGGCCGCTGCTCCTGCGCGGCCTGGGCCGGAACGCGGCCATCCATGTCCAGTCGCCCGGGATGAGTGGAAAAGCCAGGACCGCGTTTCTCCAAAAAGTATCCGGCAAGGGACCGGGTTCCAATCTCGGCCTCGCCGTGCTCGGTGGAGTTTTTGGCGAGGCGGTGGACCTGCCGGGCGAGGATTTGGTGGGGGTGATCATTGTCGGACCGGGCCTGCCGCTGCTCGACGACGAGCAGGAGTTGATCCGGATGCACTTTGATGAGTGGGATGGCAAGGGAACTTTCTACGCCGCGGTCATTCCGGGGATGATCCGGGTGATTCAATCCGCGGGACGGGTCTTCCGCAGCCCGGAGGACCGGGGGGTAGTGCTGCTGCTGGACGACAGGTTTTGCCGGGAACCCTTTTACGATTTGTTGCCGCCGGACTGGTTCCTGCCGGGCCGCCCCTTTTCCAGCGCCGATTACCGCGAAATCCTGGCCGATTTCTGGTCCGGGAGCGTTACCCTCTAA
- a CDS encoding RrF2 family transcriptional regulator: MRITQEGDYALRVVLYLCRLDAGTKIEAKIIADHERIPLRFLLKLLRKLSIAGIVQSYRGVGGGYALNKEPRQITLKDVIEAIEGPIYVNRCFYDSAFCSLNRTNTCDVHWALAKVQDRLLADLDGINFEMILQRNNPFD; the protein is encoded by the coding sequence ATGCGAATTACCCAGGAAGGCGACTATGCTTTGCGCGTAGTCCTTTATCTGTGCAGGCTGGATGCAGGAACCAAAATCGAGGCCAAAATCATCGCCGATCACGAGCGGATTCCGTTGCGGTTTTTGCTGAAGTTATTACGCAAGCTCTCCATCGCCGGTATCGTCCAGTCCTACCGCGGCGTCGGCGGCGGCTACGCTTTGAATAAGGAGCCGCGCCAGATCACCCTGAAAGATGTGATCGAGGCTATCGAAGGACCGATCTATGTGAACCGCTGTTTTTACGACAGCGCCTTTTGCAGCCTCAATCGCACCAATACCTGTGATGTCCACTGGGCGCTCGCCAAGGTTCAAGACCGGTTGCTAGCCGACCTGGACGGCATCAATTTTGAAATGATTTTGCAGCGCAACAATCCGTTCGATTAA
- a CDS encoding 4Fe-4S dicluster domain-containing protein: MKRIMIDKDRCNGCLNCSLACMAEHNPAGKSIYVLNLTDIRNESRNFIALDRSGKPTPIFCRHCGEPECVIACMSGAMSRDPATGRVTYHPEQCAACFMCVLSCPFGVLKADTAERKVIIKCDFCGERETPRCVENCPNRAIYLIEVSEE; this comes from the coding sequence ATGAAGCGGATTATGATTGATAAAGACCGCTGCAACGGTTGCTTAAACTGCAGTCTGGCCTGCATGGCGGAGCACAATCCGGCCGGCAAGAGCATTTATGTCTTGAATTTGACGGATATCCGCAATGAAAGCCGCAACTTCATCGCCCTGGACCGTTCCGGCAAACCCACGCCCATCTTTTGCCGGCATTGCGGCGAACCCGAATGCGTCATCGCCTGCATGAGCGGGGCTATGTCCAGGGATCCGGCCACCGGGCGCGTGACCTACCATCCGGAACAGTGCGCGGCCTGTTTCATGTGTGTCCTGTCGTGCCCCTTCGGCGTGCTGAAGGCGGATACGGCGGAGCGCAAGGTCATCATCAAATGCGATTTCTGCGGGGAACGGGAGACGCCGCGCTGTGTGGAGAACTGTCCAAACCGGGCCATTTATCTGATCGAGGTGAGCGAAGAATGA